A DNA window from Thermosynechococcaceae cyanobacterium Okahandja contains the following coding sequences:
- the cas7i gene encoding type I-B CRISPR-associated protein Cas7/Cst2/DevR yields MSQHLFATIVTSTAVAANNRGEGDGSTLSTLQKITRGNDQYTTVSAEAIRWGFREYLQNHYETETNRTFNPDTDKYSFKNEKFSAEEFIDDDLFGYMDAKKGKDNEDATTKRRGALEISRAISLDPYWGDIAFGSKGGEKGKTSIHSTEVHCTAYQYTIALTPESLKKPERAALVLDAIGAVRHVGGNHARFLYDFRPESIVIRITDDPSPWIMDSFKRMGDTVGCPKLLRLVEVGDVAASELIVAGEIADTPYGEQLSKLGVKVFRGVKEAIAKAKQTLVTPQSA; encoded by the coding sequence ATGTCTCAACATTTATTTGCAACGATTGTGACCTCTACTGCTGTGGCTGCCAACAACCGAGGAGAAGGTGATGGCAGTACACTATCAACGCTGCAAAAAATCACTCGTGGTAATGATCAGTACACTACCGTGAGCGCAGAAGCAATTCGTTGGGGATTTCGAGAGTACCTCCAAAATCATTATGAAACTGAAACTAACCGTACATTCAATCCGGATACTGATAAATACAGCTTCAAGAATGAAAAATTTAGTGCTGAAGAATTCATTGACGATGACTTGTTTGGCTACATGGATGCCAAGAAGGGTAAGGACAACGAAGATGCCACAACCAAGCGACGGGGAGCGCTAGAAATTAGCCGAGCCATCAGCCTTGACCCCTACTGGGGAGATATTGCCTTTGGTTCCAAGGGAGGCGAAAAAGGCAAAACATCGATCCACAGTACTGAAGTTCACTGCACTGCCTATCAATATACAATCGCGCTCACACCCGAAAGCCTGAAGAAGCCGGAACGAGCCGCGTTGGTGCTAGATGCAATTGGTGCAGTGCGCCACGTGGGTGGTAACCATGCCCGGTTCTTGTATGACTTCCGCCCAGAATCCATCGTCATCCGCATCACCGATGATCCTAGTCCTTGGATTATGGACAGCTTTAAGCGGATGGGTGACACAGTGGGTTGTCCCAAACTGCTGCGCCTAGTAGAAGTTGGCGATGTGGCAGCAAGCGAGTTGATTGTAGCAGGTGAGATTGCCGATACGCCCTATGGTGAGCAGCTAAGCAAATTGGGTGTGAAGGTCTTTCGAGGGGTTAAAGAAGCCATTGCCAAAGCTAAGCAAACGCTAGTGACTCCTCAAAGTGCTTAG
- the cas8a1 gene encoding type I-MYXAN CRISPR-associated Cas8a1/Cmx1 — protein MTELVLSILDPNTLLPHRAGIAGLALALSAIAPTDAPIRWEVTEDAVKLAWEGSDLEAVQWLLRQTYRSEKGYLEAPALKLDEQGRYIFTEGVMSTFLQHNKQRTREKQTVSLAFLVEEDKPEIRIDYRPVVDCYYTRDFKDVFTSKGAFKTEIALKGHHLPGLVECFVNGAYVESPTGFLSLLFLPLACGYYQLPGHRSALVIPEVRNLKEWVNLRQKMPGRTYRSFRASSAGECALSFLLREKLVEDAQQFRVDYCEVYQLGNQPWDGNQTYLKQAVHRVQVNDQVLGLYEIAARLLPPRVKLKQDGEGVWLAESKVLAWISDNLIANKAWYSGFFEFRKATTIYPEDRRGLVIMTEHLNADEQVLFDAVQGAFSAFLRNQIQQAQKQGRSLDYDQVTDKVIYRLQRPSTKQEFARALVDFLSQFRSKAARAAGPQIFWWIHQESNWRKARDLALLAIATYTSKKGDALDGEEVAIESSGDSEIHPETQQVNVL, from the coding sequence TTGACGGAACTGGTACTATCCATCCTCGACCCAAATACATTGCTACCGCATCGGGCAGGGATAGCGGGGTTGGCGCTGGCGTTGTCAGCGATCGCCCCTACTGATGCCCCAATCCGGTGGGAAGTAACCGAAGATGCCGTGAAATTAGCGTGGGAAGGAAGCGATTTAGAAGCTGTCCAATGGCTTTTGCGGCAAACCTACCGCTCTGAAAAGGGTTATCTGGAGGCGCCTGCCCTCAAGTTAGATGAACAGGGTCGCTATATCTTTACAGAAGGAGTGATGTCCACCTTCTTGCAGCACAATAAGCAGCGCACTCGTGAGAAGCAAACTGTTTCTTTAGCATTCCTCGTTGAAGAGGATAAGCCCGAGATTCGGATTGATTATCGTCCTGTGGTGGATTGTTACTACACCCGCGATTTTAAGGATGTGTTCACTAGCAAAGGGGCATTCAAGACTGAAATTGCTCTCAAAGGTCATCATTTGCCTGGGTTAGTCGAATGTTTCGTTAATGGTGCCTATGTTGAGTCGCCCACGGGATTTCTATCCCTCTTGTTTCTGCCGTTGGCCTGTGGCTATTACCAGTTGCCAGGGCATCGTTCTGCGCTCGTGATTCCCGAAGTTCGTAATCTCAAAGAGTGGGTAAACTTGCGTCAAAAGATGCCAGGACGCACCTATCGTAGCTTTCGCGCCAGTAGTGCTGGCGAGTGTGCCCTAAGTTTTTTACTTCGCGAAAAACTGGTTGAAGATGCCCAGCAATTTCGAGTGGACTACTGTGAGGTTTACCAGCTTGGGAATCAGCCGTGGGACGGCAATCAGACTTACCTTAAGCAGGCTGTGCATCGAGTGCAAGTTAATGACCAAGTGTTGGGACTGTATGAAATCGCCGCTCGGCTTTTGCCACCCAGAGTCAAACTTAAGCAGGATGGTGAAGGAGTTTGGCTGGCAGAATCCAAGGTGCTGGCGTGGATCAGCGATAACCTAATCGCCAACAAAGCTTGGTACAGCGGCTTTTTTGAGTTTCGCAAAGCGACCACTATTTATCCAGAAGATCGAAGGGGATTAGTTATTATGACCGAACACTTAAATGCAGATGAGCAAGTGTTGTTTGATGCGGTGCAAGGGGCATTTAGCGCATTTCTACGTAACCAGATTCAGCAAGCCCAAAAGCAAGGGCGATCGCTTGATTATGATCAAGTAACGGATAAGGTCATTTACCGGTTACAACGTCCCAGCACGAAACAGGAATTTGCAAGGGCTCTGGTTGATTTTCTGAGCCAGTTTCGCAGTAAAGCCGCTCGCGCAGCAGGTCCACAAATTTTTTGGTGGATTCATCAAGAATCAAACTGGCGAAAAGCTAGGGATTTAGCTCTGCTGGCGATCGCCACCTACACCAGTAAAAAGGGTGATGCCTTGGATGGAGAGGAGGTGGCGATCGAATCATCGGGCGATAGTGAGATACACCCTGAAACACAGCAAGTAAATGTTTTGTAG
- the cas1 gene encoding type I-MYXAN CRISPR-associated endonuclease Cas1, with protein METGNTDLPHEETLRVNSLHAFTYCPRLFYLEEVEELYTQNASVFAGRRLHNELQRSEHEDWQQLSLESVELGLRGKVDALRTIEGYLIPYEHKIGRCSRGSQGQAQSWPSDRVQILAYACLIETVLQTTVPEGRIHYHRDNVTVRVPVNDEGRQLVRNTIDQARQLRASLERPPVCNNEKLCLNCSLAPVCLPEEARLSHDQSHTPFRLFPRDDERDIIHVTVGKALIKRSGEQLRICIDDEPEQKLPIQQISQIVIHKFAQITTPAIHLCAYRDVGIHFISSGGRYIGSVDNRHGSIQRRIRQYQALTNPEVCLRLAQVLVNCRGHSQRRFLLRSQRNKQLQVEALANITTDMALLLKAVPNTHSLEGLRGLEGKLAALYFSGLPYTLSDSVTQELHFSGRNRRPPKDRFNALLSFGYSLLLKDVMNAILTVGLEPALGFYHQPRSQAPPLALDLMEIFRVPLVNMLVVGSVNRMQWNPDTNFEVRGEQVWLSDEGRRKMIELYESRKSETWKHPVTNYSLTYRRILELEVRLLEKEWSGESGLFGKLILR; from the coding sequence ATGGAAACTGGCAATACTGACCTACCCCATGAGGAAACCCTCCGGGTTAACTCTCTCCATGCATTCACCTATTGTCCACGCTTATTTTATCTTGAAGAAGTTGAAGAACTCTATACGCAAAATGCGTCTGTTTTTGCTGGACGTCGGTTGCACAATGAGTTGCAAAGGTCTGAACACGAAGACTGGCAACAACTCAGCCTTGAAAGTGTAGAGCTAGGACTCCGTGGCAAAGTCGATGCTCTGCGGACGATTGAAGGTTATTTGATTCCTTACGAACACAAAATTGGTCGTTGTAGTCGTGGCTCCCAAGGGCAAGCACAGTCATGGCCTAGTGACAGAGTACAAATTTTGGCGTATGCCTGTTTGATTGAAACAGTGTTGCAAACAACCGTTCCAGAAGGGCGAATCCACTACCACAGGGATAACGTGACGGTTCGAGTTCCTGTTAATGATGAGGGGCGCCAGCTTGTTCGTAACACCATTGACCAAGCGCGCCAATTGCGAGCCTCCCTTGAACGACCGCCTGTCTGTAATAATGAAAAGCTCTGTCTGAACTGTTCATTAGCCCCTGTGTGCTTACCTGAAGAAGCACGCTTGTCCCATGATCAAAGTCACACACCATTCCGTTTATTTCCGCGGGATGATGAGCGTGACATCATCCATGTCACCGTAGGCAAAGCCTTAATTAAGCGCTCAGGTGAGCAGTTACGCATTTGTATTGATGATGAACCTGAACAAAAGCTACCCATTCAACAGATTAGTCAGATTGTTATCCACAAATTTGCCCAAATTACTACCCCAGCAATTCATCTGTGTGCCTATCGTGATGTTGGTATTCACTTCATTAGTAGTGGTGGACGTTACATTGGCAGTGTTGATAATCGCCATGGCAGTATCCAGCGGCGTATTCGCCAATATCAAGCGCTGACCAATCCTGAAGTGTGCTTGCGCTTAGCTCAAGTGTTAGTGAACTGCCGAGGCCATAGCCAACGTCGCTTCCTATTGCGATCGCAGCGCAATAAACAATTACAAGTGGAGGCTCTAGCTAACATTACTACGGACATGGCACTGCTTCTAAAAGCTGTCCCTAATACTCACTCTTTGGAGGGATTGCGCGGACTTGAAGGAAAACTAGCAGCACTCTACTTTTCAGGTCTTCCCTATACTCTTAGCGATTCAGTGACTCAGGAGCTACACTTTAGTGGTCGTAACCGTCGCCCACCGAAAGATCGGTTTAATGCTCTACTGAGCTTTGGGTATTCCCTACTACTCAAAGATGTGATGAATGCTATCTTAACCGTTGGATTAGAGCCAGCTTTAGGCTTTTATCATCAACCTCGTAGCCAAGCACCACCCTTGGCGCTTGATCTGATGGAAATTTTTCGGGTTCCTCTTGTGAATATGCTTGTTGTAGGGTCTGTGAACCGAATGCAATGGAACCCTGACACTAACTTTGAGGTGCGTGGAGAGCAGGTATGGCTGAGTGATGAAGGTCGCCGCAAAATGATTGAACTTTATGAGTCCCGTAAAAGTGAGACATGGAAGCATC
- a CDS encoding endonuclease domain-containing protein, translated as MTKKTTPHRIRGTTPEIQQAAQQLRKQATPAETVLWQALRNRQLNGLRFRRQHPVGRFILDFYCPSTKLVIELDGAGHENQQDYDTARTQELEAHGYRVLRFDNQQVMNNLGAVLDEIYQVSITSHAS; from the coding sequence ATGACTAAAAAGACAACACCTCACCGTATTCGTGGCACAACACCAGAAATTCAGCAGGCCGCACAGCAACTCAGGAAGCAAGCAACACCTGCAGAAACAGTTTTGTGGCAGGCCTTGAGAAATCGCCAACTTAATGGCCTGCGCTTCCGTCGCCAACATCCGGTTGGACGGTTTATTCTGGATTTTTATTGTCCCTCAACTAAGTTAGTCATTGAACTAGATGGTGCAGGGCACGAAAATCAACAGGATTATGATACAGCTCGTACCCAAGAACTGGAAGCTCATGGTTATCGAGTGCTTCGCTTTGATAACCAACAGGTTATGAATAATTTAGGCGCGGTCTTAGATGAGATTTATCAAGTGTCGATTACTAGCCATGCTAGTTAA
- the cas3 gene encoding CRISPR-associated helicase Cas3' has translation MSAKNQHLRPKLLLAKSKETPWKGAYTLAGHTAAVVEAVTTLLDELGEGLIKQLGLSQDFETLRATARLAAFLHDLGKANDHFQAVVRKLKNPVTHPQLIRHEALSVLLAWELREWLATGAGDLMVAIAAAGGHHLKLGGAAGKQTDEVGEIRESGVDKWTRGDRLLLYTNHQHFIGLLRYGQKVCGFAPTLPQGLPTTPQGLPTTWTITDIKQRRQALLQRFAAWDADPVFTAVVKALLVAGDTSGSALPANNLNIRSWIQRQIRYTLTDAELQRVVHERLNGQSLRPFQEQLGNTTSRVTLARAGCGTGKTLGAYNWAKRHAVGRKLFFCYPTTGTSTEGFLDYAHDKVDATLLHSRAAVDLAHVDLQFTGDDDDLETKLESFKAWSTKVSVCTVDTVLGLLQCNRRPMYCFPAIAQAAFVFDEVHCYDDKLFGALLRFLEVFKAPILLMSASFLPWQIQAIEQAVGESLNIIQGPQDLETQPRYRFHLADAPDWERVKAEFDQGGKILWVCNQVNTAIAVFGEARQRRLNPLLYHSRYKYGDRVNHHREVVDRFKADGAVMAVTTQVAELSLDLSATLLVSQVANPAGLIQRLGRLNRRYCGHALEALFYPDEKVGFPYGQHELDMGAAMLQSFSGEVCQADLASWLEQAAVQGKPDRSSVWLDGEWRTYPTSLRQAGYTTTVLLEQDVKTVEELPAKLLPRYTVPLAVSANQTKGWKKYRGYPVAPSEIWGYTSEIGAYELSRR, from the coding sequence ATGTCCGCTAAAAATCAGCATTTACGACCCAAGTTGTTATTAGCCAAATCAAAAGAAACACCGTGGAAAGGGGCTTATACCCTAGCTGGACATACGGCGGCTGTAGTCGAGGCAGTGACGACGCTGCTCGATGAGTTAGGCGAGGGATTGATCAAGCAGTTGGGGCTATCTCAGGATTTTGAAACCTTGCGTGCTACGGCTCGGCTTGCGGCGTTTCTTCATGATTTGGGTAAAGCGAATGACCATTTTCAAGCGGTGGTGCGTAAGCTCAAGAACCCGGTAACCCATCCGCAACTGATCCGGCATGAGGCACTATCTGTTTTATTGGCATGGGAATTGAGAGAGTGGTTAGCCACAGGAGCGGGGGATTTGATGGTGGCGATCGCTGCGGCGGGTGGACACCATCTCAAGTTAGGCGGTGCAGCAGGAAAGCAAACGGATGAAGTAGGAGAGATTCGAGAATCTGGTGTAGATAAGTGGACACGGGGCGATCGCCTACTGCTTTACACCAACCATCAGCACTTTATCGGCTTGTTGCGGTATGGGCAAAAAGTCTGTGGGTTTGCGCCAACACTTCCCCAAGGCTTACCGACCACTCCCCAAGGTTTACCGACCACGTGGACGATTACCGACATCAAACAGCGGCGACAAGCGCTCTTACAACGATTTGCCGCATGGGATGCTGATCCTGTTTTCACGGCTGTGGTGAAAGCCTTGTTGGTGGCAGGAGACACCAGCGGTTCAGCCCTGCCTGCAAATAATCTCAACATCCGATCCTGGATTCAGCGGCAAATTCGCTACACTCTCACGGATGCTGAACTCCAGCGCGTAGTGCATGAACGATTGAACGGTCAATCCCTACGCCCCTTCCAAGAGCAGTTGGGTAACACAACCTCACGGGTTACGCTGGCTAGGGCGGGTTGTGGCACGGGTAAAACATTAGGAGCCTACAACTGGGCAAAACGCCATGCGGTGGGGCGTAAGCTGTTTTTCTGCTATCCGACAACTGGCACCAGTACCGAGGGCTTTCTCGACTATGCCCATGACAAAGTAGATGCGACCTTACTCCACAGTCGGGCGGCTGTTGACTTGGCGCATGTAGATCTGCAGTTCACAGGCGATGATGATGACCTAGAAACCAAGCTAGAGTCCTTCAAGGCTTGGAGTACCAAGGTGAGTGTTTGCACAGTGGATACGGTGCTGGGGCTGTTGCAGTGTAATCGTCGCCCCATGTACTGCTTTCCCGCGATCGCCCAAGCGGCCTTTGTGTTTGATGAAGTTCATTGCTACGACGATAAGCTGTTCGGAGCCTTACTGCGATTTTTGGAGGTCTTCAAGGCTCCAATCTTGCTGATGTCGGCTTCATTTCTGCCGTGGCAAATACAGGCAATTGAGCAGGCAGTGGGTGAGTCGCTCAATATTATCCAAGGCCCACAAGACCTCGAAACTCAGCCTCGTTATCGGTTTCATTTGGCAGACGCACCGGACTGGGAACGGGTGAAGGCTGAATTTGACCAAGGCGGCAAGATTTTGTGGGTGTGCAATCAGGTGAATACGGCGATCGCGGTCTTCGGGGAAGCCAGACAGCGGAGACTCAACCCGTTGCTGTACCACAGCCGCTACAAGTATGGCGATCGCGTCAATCACCACCGGGAAGTTGTGGATCGGTTTAAGGCGGATGGGGCAGTGATGGCCGTTACCACCCAAGTGGCCGAACTGTCGCTGGATTTGTCTGCCACGCTGTTGGTGTCCCAAGTGGCCAATCCAGCCGGATTGATTCAACGGTTAGGACGGCTGAACCGTCGCTACTGCGGTCATGCTCTGGAGGCTCTGTTCTATCCTGATGAAAAAGTGGGCTTTCCCTACGGGCAGCATGAATTAGATATGGGAGCAGCTATGCTTCAAAGCTTCAGCGGAGAAGTTTGTCAGGCAGACTTGGCCTCGTGGCTAGAGCAAGCTGCTGTGCAGGGTAAACCGGATCGGAGTTCTGTATGGCTCGATGGTGAATGGCGCACCTACCCGACTTCCTTGAGACAAGCGGGATACACCACAACGGTTTTGCTGGAGCAGGATGTAAAGACGGTAGAAGAATTACCCGCCAAACTTTTGCCACGCTATACGGTGCCGCTGGCAGTCAGTGCTAACCAAACGAAGGGTTGGAAGAAATATCGGGGATATCCGGTAGCGCCGTCCGAGATTTGGGGCTACACCTCAGAGATAGGTGCTTATGAACTGAGCAGGAGGTGA
- a CDS encoding SulP family inorganic anion transporter, which yields MLGNVINRVEFRHWRGDLFGGLTAAIVALPMALAFGVTSGAGATAGLYCVIFLGFFAALFGGTPTLISNPTGPMTVVITAVITRLTSEYPEQGLAMAFTVVMLAGGFQILFGLLRLGKYITMMPYTVISGFMSGIGLIMILLQIGPLLGHSSKGGVLGAVQNLPEFIQTMNPAALILGLFTLALIYFTPQRLRRLVPPQLLALVLGTLLSMVFFADADLVRIGRIPTGLPEFVLPTFSLPALKSMLVDAAMLGMLGCIDSLLTSVIADSITRTQHDSDKELIGQGIGNLMSGMFGGLPGAGATMGTVVNIQAGGRTCLSGMSHAVILLMVVLWAAPLTAPIPNAVLAGILIKVGIDIIDWNFLKRAHLLSMRAAVIMYGVMLLTVFVDLIVAVGVGVFIANMLTIKRLADIQSEEVKAITHADDQTPLTPEEKELFRKAKGHLLLLHLGGPMSFGSAWAISQRQAIMGDYKVLILDVSSVPLLGVTATLAIESLIEEAQKHRLAIFLVNGSAKVQQRLERFRILERLPADHVVSDRQQALEKAILFLEQPEQLLEVSTGSYE from the coding sequence ATGCTAGGCAACGTAATTAATCGAGTAGAGTTTCGGCATTGGCGCGGCGATCTCTTTGGTGGCCTTACCGCCGCCATTGTAGCACTGCCCATGGCGCTGGCCTTTGGGGTCACCTCTGGCGCAGGCGCAACTGCTGGTCTGTACTGTGTCATTTTTCTGGGATTTTTTGCTGCTTTATTTGGCGGTACCCCCACCTTAATTTCGAACCCCACAGGCCCAATGACGGTGGTGATTACGGCGGTCATTACCCGCTTAACCAGCGAATACCCCGAACAGGGGCTAGCCATGGCCTTTACGGTGGTGATGCTGGCGGGGGGGTTTCAAATTTTATTTGGCCTGCTGCGCCTTGGTAAATACATCACCATGATGCCCTATACCGTCATTTCCGGCTTTATGTCCGGCATTGGCCTGATCATGATTTTGCTGCAAATTGGGCCACTGTTGGGGCACAGCAGCAAAGGTGGCGTGCTGGGAGCGGTGCAAAACCTACCGGAATTTATTCAGACAATGAATCCGGCGGCGTTGATTCTGGGTCTGTTTACGCTGGCTCTCATTTACTTTACCCCCCAACGACTGCGGCGTTTGGTGCCCCCCCAACTCCTTGCCCTAGTGCTAGGAACGCTCCTGTCAATGGTCTTCTTTGCCGATGCGGATTTGGTGCGCATTGGTCGGATTCCCACGGGGTTGCCCGAGTTTGTGTTGCCAACATTTTCGCTGCCCGCCTTAAAAAGTATGCTGGTGGATGCCGCCATGCTCGGAATGCTCGGTTGTATTGACTCCCTTTTAACATCGGTCATTGCCGACAGCATTACCCGCACTCAACACGATTCGGATAAGGAACTCATTGGCCAAGGGATTGGCAACCTCATGTCAGGTATGTTTGGTGGGTTACCTGGGGCGGGGGCAACCATGGGCACAGTGGTCAACATTCAAGCGGGCGGGCGCACCTGCCTCTCGGGCATGAGTCATGCTGTAATTCTTTTGATGGTGGTGCTCTGGGCGGCTCCCCTAACAGCGCCGATTCCCAATGCGGTGCTGGCCGGCATTTTAATTAAGGTGGGCATTGACATCATTGACTGGAATTTTCTGAAGCGGGCGCATCTCCTGTCGATGCGAGCTGCCGTCATTATGTACGGCGTGATGCTACTGACGGTGTTTGTTGATCTGATTGTGGCGGTGGGTGTGGGGGTCTTTATTGCCAATATGCTCACCATTAAGCGGCTGGCGGATATTCAGTCAGAAGAGGTGAAGGCGATTACCCATGCGGATGATCAAACGCCTCTGACCCCTGAGGAGAAAGAGCTTTTCCGCAAAGCGAAGGGGCACCTACTGCTGTTGCACTTAGGGGGGCCAATGAGCTTTGGCTCGGCTTGGGCAATTTCCCAGCGTCAGGCGATTATGGGGGACTATAAGGTGTTAATCCTCGATGTCAGCAGTGTGCCGCTGTTGGGGGTAACCGCTACCCTAGCGATTGAGTCTTTAATTGAGGAGGCACAAAAGCACCGCCTAGCCATTTTTCTGGTGAATGGTTCGGCGAAGGTGCAGCAGCGCTTAGAGCGGTTCCGTATTTTAGAGCGTTTGCCCGCCGATCATGTGGTGAGCGATCGCCAACAGGCTCTAGAGAAGGCGATTCTCTTTTTAGAGCAGCCGGAGCAACTGTTGGAGGTATCCACCGGCAGCTACGAGTAG
- a CDS encoding Uma2 family endonuclease, with protein sequence MATAPPVYLPKTLRITEEQFLELVKANPELRFEQTATGELTVMPPTGGETGRQNAQLILRLGIWNEAAQLGEIFDSSTGFRLPNGAIRSPDVAWVAKDRWRSLTPEERCGFAPLCPDFVIELASPSDSLETLSAKMQECIENGCRLGWLIAPELRFVEIYRPNRPAQRCALPLELAGEDVLLNFTLKIE encoded by the coding sequence ATGGCGACTGCCCCTCCTGTGTATCTGCCCAAAACCCTACGGATCACTGAAGAGCAATTTCTGGAACTTGTCAAAGCAAATCCAGAGCTACGCTTTGAGCAAACCGCTACCGGCGAATTGACTGTGATGCCACCGACCGGAGGTGAAACTGGCCGCCAAAATGCTCAACTCATCCTGCGGTTAGGGATATGGAACGAAGCGGCTCAACTCGGGGAGATTTTTGACTCTTCGACAGGGTTTCGTTTGCCCAATGGTGCGATTCGATCGCCTGATGTGGCATGGGTTGCTAAAGATCGTTGGCGATCGCTGACACCGGAAGAACGCTGTGGTTTTGCCCCCTTGTGTCCCGATTTTGTGATTGAACTGGCCTCCCCCAGCGACTCCCTAGAAACCCTGTCAGCCAAAATGCAGGAGTGCATCGAGAATGGCTGCCGTCTTGGTTGGCTCATTGCACCTGAACTAAGGTTTGTGGAAATTTATCGACCCAACCGCCCTGCCCAGCGTTGTGCCCTCCCCTTAGAACTCGCTGGTGAAGATGTTTTGCTTAATTTTACATTAAAAATTGAATAG
- the cas5 gene encoding type I-MYXAN CRISPR-associated protein Cas5/Cmx5/DevS: MQLYLDCPCTSFPRSFARDYKETYQYPPPSTIYGLLLSLVGEVDMEVHRGVKLAIGIIGDDPPISHILRKQRHHKFSKMHMGTYPTGKFSKPNYQELLTDLEVVIKVDSSEEAAPLKLTERIAIALTNPSQITRFGGLSLGESWSMVNGLRDYQNTDGEVRWLIKDNRGLISLPIWIDRKTSRGTFQRFSLSNHWQENGWVMIPKSPSKEPLPQKRGRSPR; the protein is encoded by the coding sequence ATGCAGCTTTATCTTGATTGTCCCTGCACAAGCTTTCCGCGCAGCTTTGCACGGGACTACAAAGAAACCTATCAGTATCCGCCGCCTTCTACAATTTACGGGCTACTGCTATCTCTTGTGGGCGAAGTTGATATGGAAGTCCATCGCGGAGTAAAACTTGCGATCGGTATTATTGGCGATGATCCGCCCATTTCACACATTCTGCGCAAGCAGCGCCATCATAAATTTAGTAAAATGCACATGGGTACCTATCCCACGGGTAAATTCTCTAAGCCCAATTACCAAGAGCTTTTGACCGATTTAGAAGTGGTCATCAAGGTTGACTCCAGTGAGGAAGCAGCCCCCCTCAAGTTGACGGAGCGCATCGCGATCGCCCTCACAAATCCGTCTCAAATCACGCGCTTTGGCGGGCTAAGTTTAGGCGAGTCATGGTCAATGGTAAATGGTCTTCGTGACTACCAAAACACCGATGGGGAAGTTCGCTGGCTGATTAAGGATAACCGTGGACTCATCAGTCTTCCTATTTGGATTGATCGCAAGACAAGTCGAGGAACATTTCAGCGTTTTAGCCTGAGCAATCACTGGCAGGAAAACGGCTGGGTTATGATTCCTAAGTCACCGAGCAAGGAGCCACTTCCTCAAAAAAGAGGGCGATCGCCCCGATAG
- the cas6 gene encoding type I-MYXAN CRISPR-associated protein Cas6/Cmx6 — translation MNFVEIRFGLVGTTLPADHGYALYSAIKKRLQEAKDESFPKDLSPDVRLCTVPGIPNRTGMIYLSRVSRFRLRCPSEQMQIWYRFLQNQVLDIRGHLVRLVQPRITLPEASEVLASRLVTFKLELIDHVDVPRYFLESCQKGLERLEIKGKAFIPSDSDGNLARRTLQVKGKKIVGYSVVVEGLSQEDSLKLQWHGLGGRQHFGCGWFYPIQEKVNVR, via the coding sequence GTGAATTTTGTAGAAATTCGATTTGGGCTTGTGGGTACCACTTTACCTGCGGATCATGGTTATGCCCTGTATAGTGCGATCAAGAAACGCCTTCAAGAGGCCAAAGACGAATCATTTCCAAAGGATTTATCCCCTGATGTGCGCTTATGTACTGTACCGGGTATTCCGAACCGAACAGGCATGATTTATCTAAGTCGCGTCTCTCGCTTCAGGCTACGCTGCCCGTCAGAGCAAATGCAGATTTGGTATCGATTCTTGCAAAATCAGGTTCTTGATATTCGAGGTCATCTTGTTCGACTGGTTCAGCCCCGAATTACCTTACCAGAAGCTAGTGAAGTCTTGGCTTCTAGGCTGGTGACGTTTAAGTTAGAATTAATTGATCATGTGGATGTGCCGCGATATTTTCTAGAGTCATGCCAAAAGGGATTAGAACGATTAGAAATCAAGGGAAAGGCTTTTATTCCCAGTGATAGCGATGGCAACTTAGCACGACGTACACTACAGGTGAAAGGCAAGAAAATTGTTGGGTATAGCGTAGTAGTCGAAGGGCTAAGCCAAGAGGATTCTCTAAAGCTGCAATGGCATGGACTAGGCGGGCGGCAACATTTTGGATGTGGCTGGTTTTATCCCATCCAGGAGAAAGTAAATGTCCGCTAA